The following coding sequences are from one Wenzhouxiangella sp. AB-CW3 window:
- the fliG gene encoding flagellar motor switch protein FliG, giving the protein MVDQKTFAQKISGTERAAILLMSLGENEASEVLRHIGAKEVQKIGTSMATMKSVSRDEATDVLEHFVTTVDEETSLGVGADEYVRRVLTQALGEKASSLIDRVLLGQKSKGLEALKWMDPRSVAEMIRQEHPQIIAIVLAYLESDHAAEVLSALPDQVRPDVIMRIATLDGIPPSAFNELDQVMEKQFAGNENLKSSSVGGIRSAAEILNLVEGSTEEEVMEAVRESDQALGDQIQEQMFVFDNLKEIDDRGIQSLLRDVQSDTLVVALKGADNEIKEKIFGNMSRRAAEMLEEDLEAKGPVRISDVEAAQKEILTTARRLADQGEIQLGGKGEEYV; this is encoded by the coding sequence ATGGTTGATCAGAAGACCTTCGCCCAGAAAATTTCAGGGACCGAGCGAGCGGCAATTCTGTTGATGTCGCTAGGCGAGAACGAAGCTTCCGAAGTGCTCCGGCACATCGGCGCCAAGGAGGTTCAGAAGATCGGCACTTCCATGGCGACCATGAAATCGGTGTCGCGCGACGAGGCCACCGATGTTCTGGAGCACTTTGTGACCACCGTGGACGAGGAAACATCGTTGGGTGTGGGTGCCGACGAGTACGTCCGCCGGGTGCTGACCCAGGCCCTGGGCGAAAAGGCCTCAAGTCTGATCGACCGGGTTCTGCTGGGCCAGAAGAGCAAGGGACTGGAGGCGTTGAAGTGGATGGATCCACGCAGCGTCGCCGAGATGATTCGCCAGGAGCACCCGCAGATCATTGCCATCGTACTGGCCTACCTGGAAAGCGATCATGCCGCCGAGGTGCTGAGCGCGCTGCCCGACCAGGTCCGTCCCGACGTGATCATGAGAATTGCAACACTCGATGGCATTCCGCCATCGGCTTTCAATGAACTTGACCAGGTCATGGAAAAGCAGTTTGCCGGCAACGAGAACCTGAAGTCGTCCAGTGTAGGCGGCATCCGTTCGGCCGCCGAGATTCTCAACCTGGTCGAGGGCAGTACCGAAGAAGAAGTGATGGAGGCGGTGCGCGAGAGCGACCAGGCGCTGGGCGACCAGATCCAGGAACAGATGTTCGTGTTCGACAATCTCAAGGAGATCGACGATCGAGGCATTCAGTCCCTGTTGCGCGATGTGCAGTCCGACACCCTGGTGGTGGCGTTGAAGGGCGCGGACAACGAGATCAAGGAAAAGATTTTCGGCAACATGTCGCGCCGCGCCGCGGAAATGCTCGAGGAGGACCTGGAAGCCAAGGGTCCGGTTCGCATCTCCGATGTGGAGGCCGCGCAGAAGGAAATTCTGACCACGGCACGACGGCTGGCCGACCAGGGCGAGATTCAGCTCGGCGGCAAGGGAGAGGAATATGTCTGA
- a CDS encoding flagellar assembly protein FliH — protein MSDLLEREDLGEVERWQAPSVAAGSPESRAAGRKERPSYIHSARELEELQKRAWEEAWARGEADGRKAGEKAVRAEAQKLTRIAKSMARPLDEVDQAVEEELASLALAIARQVIRRELRTEPEHVIAAVREALEALPSNSREVRVHLHPDDARLVREVLANPEGEIAWDIREDPVLERGSCRVSSNSARVDATLESRIAEIATRVLGSDRARGGDAGDEDDQ, from the coding sequence ATGTCTGATCTGCTTGAGCGCGAAGACCTGGGCGAGGTCGAGCGTTGGCAGGCGCCATCGGTTGCAGCCGGCAGCCCGGAGTCGCGCGCGGCGGGCCGGAAGGAGCGACCCTCCTACATTCACAGTGCCCGTGAGCTCGAGGAGCTGCAGAAGCGGGCCTGGGAAGAAGCCTGGGCGCGCGGCGAAGCCGACGGTCGCAAGGCAGGCGAGAAGGCAGTGCGTGCCGAAGCCCAGAAGCTGACGCGCATCGCAAAGTCCATGGCCCGGCCGCTGGACGAGGTTGATCAGGCGGTCGAGGAGGAGCTCGCCTCCCTGGCCCTGGCCATTGCTCGCCAGGTCATTCGACGCGAGCTGCGCACCGAGCCCGAGCATGTCATTGCCGCGGTACGCGAGGCGCTGGAAGCACTGCCTTCCAACAGTCGCGAAGTTCGTGTACACCTGCACCCCGACGATGCCCGGCTGGTTCGAGAGGTGCTCGCCAATCCCGAAGGCGAGATCGCCTGGGATATCCGCGAGGACCCGGTGCTTGAGCGTGGCAGTTGCCGGGTCAGCTCGAACAGTGCCAGAGTCGATGCCACGCTGGAATCGCGTATTGCCGAGATCGCCACGCGTGTGCTGGGTAGCGACCGGGCGCGAGGCGGTGATGCCGGCGACGAGGACGATCAATGA
- the fliF gene encoding flagellar basal-body MS-ring/collar protein FliF: protein MAAQDVMTVNSRLAVIDQVPGLRQLLVLVGIAAAVAAGVSMVLWSWGDTESILHSNLSDRDAVEIVQTLDAAGIPNSYEAGSGVVRVPDNHLHDARLALASEGLPSAAGTGFEMLGEERGLTSSQFMENARYQRALEVEIQRTIASISAVRAARVHLAVPRESVFVRDRRPASASVLLNLHSGRRLEGAQVEAIMNLVASSVPDMERAQVSIIDQHGTLLSADSAGGGSRTGDEAYQRAQQVEERLARRVEDLLTPIVGLGRVRAQVTADIDFTVREETEELFDPEGQVIRSEQISEEPGGREWVRGIPGALSNQADADVAENDEADENNPEVPMSRRSTRNFEIGRTIRHSQTPIGSVRRLSVAVVVDQPREADEEGVMRPVPYSEDEIEHLTGLVREAVGFDVDRGDSVSVVNRPFREVEMDDAGTTDDFTLLERLDVLGILRIVASVFVVLLLILLVVRPLFRQLLFTAPATQQQALPAGAGGTAMLPDEDDRLREREQAPMDPKQRYEERINQARSAVNQDPKRVAQVVKQWVNEDG from the coding sequence ATGGCAGCACAGGACGTGATGACAGTGAACTCCCGGCTGGCGGTGATCGACCAGGTCCCCGGGCTCAGGCAGTTGCTCGTGCTGGTGGGCATTGCAGCCGCAGTGGCCGCGGGGGTCAGCATGGTGCTTTGGTCCTGGGGCGATACCGAAAGCATCCTGCACAGCAACCTGTCTGATCGCGATGCCGTGGAGATTGTCCAGACCCTGGATGCGGCCGGCATTCCGAACAGCTACGAGGCCGGCAGCGGTGTCGTGCGGGTGCCGGACAATCACCTTCATGACGCAAGACTGGCGCTGGCATCGGAAGGACTGCCCAGTGCCGCAGGCACCGGGTTCGAGATGCTGGGCGAGGAGAGAGGGCTGACCAGCAGCCAGTTCATGGAGAATGCCCGCTACCAGCGTGCCCTGGAGGTCGAAATACAGCGCACTATTGCGTCGATCAGCGCGGTGCGCGCCGCGCGGGTGCACCTGGCCGTGCCGCGCGAGAGTGTGTTCGTTCGCGATCGCCGGCCCGCCAGTGCTTCGGTGCTGCTCAATCTGCATTCCGGGCGTCGTCTGGAAGGTGCCCAGGTCGAGGCGATCATGAACCTGGTCGCTTCATCCGTGCCTGACATGGAACGTGCCCAGGTTTCGATCATAGACCAGCACGGAACGTTGCTGTCCGCGGATTCTGCCGGCGGTGGCAGTCGCACTGGCGATGAGGCCTACCAGCGGGCACAGCAGGTGGAAGAGCGTCTGGCGCGTCGGGTCGAAGATCTGTTGACGCCAATTGTCGGTTTAGGACGCGTTCGGGCCCAGGTGACGGCAGACATCGATTTTACCGTGCGCGAGGAAACCGAGGAACTGTTCGACCCGGAAGGGCAGGTGATACGCAGCGAGCAGATCAGCGAAGAGCCGGGCGGACGTGAATGGGTGCGCGGCATTCCCGGCGCGCTCAGCAACCAGGCCGATGCCGATGTTGCCGAGAATGACGAAGCCGATGAGAACAACCCCGAGGTGCCGATGTCGCGGCGCTCGACCCGAAACTTCGAAATCGGTCGAACCATACGCCATAGTCAGACTCCAATTGGTAGTGTCCGCCGCCTGTCGGTGGCTGTCGTTGTCGATCAGCCGCGAGAGGCAGACGAGGAGGGCGTGATGCGGCCTGTTCCCTACAGCGAGGATGAAATCGAGCACCTGACCGGACTGGTGCGTGAGGCCGTTGGTTTTGATGTCGATCGTGGCGACAGTGTCAGCGTCGTCAACCGTCCCTTCCGCGAGGTCGAGATGGACGATGCCGGCACGACTGATGATTTCACGCTGCTCGAACGGCTTGATGTTCTGGGCATCCTGCGCATCGTCGCCTCGGTGTTCGTGGTCCTGTTGCTGATCCTGCTGGTCGTGCGGCCGCTGTTCCGCCAGTTGCTGTTTACTGCGCCCGCCACGCAGCAACAGGCGTTGCCCGCCGGAGCGGGCGGTACGGCCATGTTGCCCGACGAGGATGATCGGCTGCGCGAGCGGGAGCAGGCGCCCATGGACCCCAAACAACGCTACGAGGAACGCATCAATCAGGCGCGCTCGGCGGTCAACCAGGACCCCAAGCGGGTGGCACAGGTCGTCAAGCAGTGGGTGAACGAAGATGGTTGA
- the fliE gene encoding flagellar hook-basal body complex protein FliE, with protein MSEMSIQQVLSQMRALQSDATGQPESTQGTAGTQFSELLSQSIEQVNNNQQQAAELSSAFEQGDPNADLTEVMIAMQKARVSFEAMTEVRNKLVEAYKEIQNMPI; from the coding sequence ATGAGCGAAATGTCCATTCAGCAGGTGCTGTCCCAGATGCGGGCGCTGCAGAGCGACGCGACCGGTCAGCCGGAGTCGACGCAGGGGACTGCCGGAACCCAGTTTTCCGAATTGCTGAGCCAGTCGATCGAGCAGGTCAACAACAATCAGCAGCAGGCCGCCGAGCTCAGTTCAGCCTTCGAGCAGGGTGACCCGAATGCCGATCTGACCGAGGTCATGATCGCCATGCAGAAGGCACGAGTCTCGTTCGAAGCCATGACCGAAGTAAGAAACAAGCTGGTCGAGGCTTACAAGGAAATCCAGAACATGCCGATCTGA
- a CDS encoding flagellar hook-length control protein FliK — MIPGMQAVGSGGANGSASPATPQADGEAWAGILALFADLGEAGLTLEGTDTQMPIALDALDPDIFEQLPGGMPDQELMDWIVQIEMLLADPEALAEDFEQLVTDLRDAGPIGETLAGLIEQARVAQAEGDESARERLVVLLNQVSDRLSAESVSRPDAPGRDERPVQVGSNSQFAAATTRVQGETERSIPRAENLRLDRIVAEPERMVGEREPVQFLRDPVQARPESRLPAAWAGGAESSSSAARADLAGLLNGTLSPLRSQALPPQTPASPEARAAAEQTFERVAWMSRREGGQARLQLRPPELGQVDIRVKVQGKEASIQMSAANAQVREALEQMLPRLRELLEGQGLHMSDASVADSGTGQAGQQGDGQERSDSPSGQRLQASDEAEQAASRPTAGQGLLDLYA, encoded by the coding sequence ATGATTCCAGGCATGCAGGCTGTCGGCAGTGGTGGCGCCAACGGATCAGCATCACCGGCTACTCCGCAGGCCGATGGCGAGGCCTGGGCCGGGATTCTGGCGCTTTTTGCCGATCTGGGAGAAGCCGGTCTGACGCTGGAGGGCACCGATACGCAGATGCCGATCGCGCTCGATGCGCTGGACCCGGATATCTTCGAACAGTTGCCCGGCGGCATGCCCGACCAGGAATTGATGGACTGGATCGTCCAGATCGAGATGCTGCTGGCTGATCCTGAGGCATTGGCTGAAGATTTCGAGCAATTGGTCACCGATCTGCGTGACGCCGGACCGATCGGGGAGACGCTGGCCGGACTGATCGAACAAGCACGGGTGGCTCAGGCCGAAGGCGACGAGTCGGCCCGGGAGCGACTGGTCGTGCTGCTCAACCAGGTATCGGATCGGCTCTCTGCCGAGTCGGTATCACGTCCGGACGCTCCAGGTCGCGACGAACGGCCGGTACAGGTCGGCTCAAACAGCCAGTTTGCGGCTGCGACAACTCGAGTTCAGGGCGAGACCGAGCGCAGTATTCCGCGGGCCGAGAACCTGCGCCTGGATCGCATTGTCGCGGAGCCTGAGCGCATGGTGGGCGAACGCGAACCGGTGCAGTTTTTGCGCGACCCCGTTCAGGCCCGTCCCGAAAGCCGCTTGCCGGCAGCCTGGGCGGGTGGAGCAGAGTCTTCTTCGTCAGCCGCTCGCGCCGATCTGGCAGGTCTGCTGAACGGTACGCTCAGCCCCCTGCGGTCGCAGGCCCTGCCTCCGCAGACCCCGGCAAGCCCCGAGGCTCGCGCGGCAGCCGAGCAGACTTTCGAACGGGTAGCCTGGATGAGTCGACGCGAAGGAGGACAGGCGCGTCTTCAGTTGCGTCCTCCGGAACTGGGTCAGGTCGATATTCGTGTCAAGGTGCAGGGCAAGGAAGCCAGCATCCAGATGAGTGCGGCCAACGCCCAGGTGCGAGAGGCGCTGGAACAGATGCTGCCGCGCCTGCGCGAGCTGCTGGAAGGGCAGGGCTTGCACATGAGCGATGCTTCCGTGGCCGATTCGGGTACCGGGCAGGCGGGTCAGCAAGGCGATGGGCAGGAACGCTCAGATTCCCCGTCGGGCCAACGCCTGCAGGCCTCGGACGAGGCCGAGCAGGCCGCTTCACGCCCGACAGCCGGCCAGGGACTGCTGGATTTGTATGCCTGA
- a CDS encoding sigma-54-dependent transcriptional regulator — translation MTEFHVLIVEDDADLREALRETLELDDINVSVAADGPKALELLEHTAVSLVVSDIQMQPWDGLELVTRIKLRHPGIPVVLMTAFGSVPQAVQAIREGAIDYLVKPVSSAELLDMVRRFDAPAVESEGLVAEDPRSRELLGLATRVAHADISVLLSGPSGSGKEAYARFIHAESDRAGQPFVAVNCAAIPEHMLEAELFGHEKGAFTGATQARIGKFEHADGGTLLLDEISEMDLSLQAKLLRVLQEREIERLGGNRTIGLDVRVIATTNRDLPAEVAAGRFREDLFYRLNVFPLNLPPLSERPGDIEPLARRSLLRHWRGRAARPSLTTEALQRLLEHHWPGNVRELDNVIQRALVLAGESSEIGPAELYFETVPGSATAANSPRPATENLHEAVEDRESDVILAALQAEGGHRGRTARRLGISPRTLRYKLSRMRDAGLNIPGKAGPQFAASGR, via the coding sequence ATGACCGAATTTCATGTGCTGATCGTCGAGGACGATGCCGACTTGCGCGAGGCCTTGCGCGAAACGCTGGAGCTGGACGATATCAATGTCAGCGTGGCGGCCGATGGTCCGAAAGCGCTTGAACTGCTGGAGCACACAGCGGTTTCCCTTGTGGTATCGGACATCCAGATGCAGCCCTGGGACGGCCTGGAACTGGTCACCCGTATCAAGCTGCGCCATCCGGGCATCCCCGTGGTGCTCATGACCGCATTCGGCAGTGTTCCCCAGGCGGTGCAGGCCATTCGTGAGGGGGCGATTGACTACCTGGTCAAGCCCGTCTCGTCCGCAGAGCTCCTGGACATGGTCCGCCGTTTCGACGCTCCGGCGGTCGAATCCGAAGGTCTGGTGGCCGAGGATCCACGCAGCCGGGAATTGCTGGGGCTGGCGACCCGGGTGGCGCATGCAGATATCAGCGTGCTGCTCAGCGGGCCCAGCGGCAGCGGCAAGGAAGCCTATGCCCGATTTATCCATGCCGAGAGCGATCGGGCCGGACAGCCGTTCGTGGCCGTGAACTGTGCCGCGATTCCCGAACATATGCTTGAGGCCGAACTGTTCGGCCATGAAAAGGGCGCGTTTACGGGTGCGACCCAGGCTCGCATCGGCAAGTTCGAGCATGCCGATGGCGGCACGCTGCTGCTCGATGAGATTTCCGAGATGGACCTGTCGCTGCAGGCCAAGCTGCTGCGGGTTCTGCAGGAGCGCGAGATCGAGCGGCTGGGTGGCAACCGCACCATCGGGCTCGATGTGCGTGTCATTGCCACCACCAACCGTGATCTGCCGGCCGAAGTCGCAGCGGGGCGTTTCCGGGAAGATCTGTTCTACCGACTCAATGTTTTCCCGCTGAACCTGCCCCCACTATCCGAGCGTCCCGGCGATATCGAGCCGCTGGCCCGGCGTTCGCTGCTGCGACACTGGCGCGGCAGGGCAGCACGGCCCTCACTGACCACCGAGGCGCTCCAGCGGTTGCTGGAGCACCACTGGCCGGGCAATGTTCGCGAGCTCGACAATGTCATCCAGCGCGCCCTGGTGCTTGCTGGCGAGAGCAGTGAGATCGGGCCTGCGGAGCTTTACTTCGAAACGGTCCCCGGCAGCGCCACGGCTGCGAACAGCCCGCGTCCCGCGACCGAGAATCTTCACGAAGCCGTCGAGGATCGCGAAAGCGATGTGATTCTGGCTGCACTGCAGGCCGAGGGCGGGCATCGCGGGCGAACGGCCAGGCGACTGGGGATCAGCCCGCGAACGCTTCGATACAAGCTTTCGCGCATGCGCGATGCCGGTCTGAACATTCCCGGCAAGGCTGGCCCGCAATTTGCAGCGTCTGGCCGGTAA
- the fliI gene encoding flagellar protein export ATPase FliI, whose protein sequence is MSSARAKRWADSLRQRRSLAAAGGSVKAYGRLRRVVGLTLEAVGVEAALGERCWVVDQHDRRIEAEVVGFAEDSVYLMPTEEIRGLSPNARVMPGGGVLDAPAGRALLGRVIDGAGEPLDGRGPLRAESRTRLQGDTINPLERTPIREPLDVGVRAINSLFTVGRGQRLGLFAGSGVGKSTLLGMMTRFTEADVIVVGLIGERGREVADFVESTLGKEGMRRAVVVASPADRAPLMRMRGAWLATAIAEHFRDQGLKVLLLMDSLTRFAQAKREVALAVGEPPATKGYPPSVFTSLPTLVERAGNSVRGGGSITAFYTVLVEGDDSADPIADASRAILDGHIVLSRQMAESGVYPAIDVEASISRSMMDITSESHQAKVRRFRQIHATYRQNEDLIAVGAYRQGNDPRIDEAVAYRPKLLDFLRQTREEAVPLANSFEQLEALLGSEAESGQSGT, encoded by the coding sequence ATGAGTTCGGCAAGAGCAAAACGCTGGGCCGACAGTCTCAGACAGCGACGGTCGCTTGCGGCCGCCGGAGGCAGTGTAAAAGCGTATGGTCGGCTACGCCGGGTCGTCGGGCTGACGCTGGAGGCGGTCGGCGTGGAAGCGGCCCTGGGCGAGCGCTGCTGGGTGGTTGATCAGCACGACCGGCGGATCGAAGCCGAGGTCGTGGGCTTTGCCGAAGACAGCGTCTACCTGATGCCAACCGAGGAAATACGAGGGCTGTCGCCGAACGCCAGGGTCATGCCCGGCGGCGGCGTGCTGGATGCACCGGCGGGCAGGGCCTTGCTGGGACGGGTCATCGACGGCGCCGGCGAGCCGCTGGACGGACGCGGACCGCTACGCGCCGAATCTCGCACCCGTCTGCAGGGTGACACCATCAATCCGCTGGAGCGAACCCCGATCCGTGAGCCACTGGATGTGGGGGTTCGCGCCATCAACAGCCTGTTCACCGTGGGCCGGGGGCAGCGTCTTGGCCTGTTTGCCGGTTCCGGTGTGGGTAAGTCCACCCTGCTGGGCATGATGACGCGTTTTACCGAGGCCGACGTGATCGTGGTTGGCCTGATCGGGGAACGTGGACGTGAAGTGGCCGACTTCGTCGAATCCACGCTGGGCAAGGAAGGGATGCGGCGGGCGGTGGTTGTGGCCAGTCCGGCCGATCGTGCTCCCCTGATGCGCATGCGCGGCGCCTGGCTGGCCACGGCCATTGCCGAGCACTTCCGCGATCAGGGCTTGAAGGTGCTGCTGCTGATGGATTCGCTGACCCGGTTCGCCCAGGCCAAGCGTGAAGTGGCCCTGGCCGTGGGCGAACCACCGGCAACCAAGGGCTATCCACCTTCGGTGTTCACCAGCTTGCCGACACTGGTCGAGCGTGCGGGCAACAGTGTTCGGGGGGGCGGCTCGATTACCGCCTTTTACACCGTACTGGTCGAAGGCGATGACAGTGCCGATCCGATTGCCGACGCCTCGCGTGCCATTCTGGATGGCCATATCGTGCTGTCGCGCCAGATGGCCGAGTCCGGGGTGTATCCGGCCATTGATGTCGAAGCCTCGATCAGCCGATCGATGATGGATATCACCTCCGAATCACACCAGGCAAAAGTTCGCCGGTTCCGGCAAATTCATGCCACTTATCGTCAGAACGAAGACCTTATTGCCGTGGGTGCCTATCGCCAGGGCAATGATCCACGCATTGACGAGGCCGTCGCTTATCGTCCGAAACTGCTGGATTTCCTGCGTCAGACGCGTGAAGAGGCGGTGCCGCTGGCCAACAGCTTCGAGCAGCTGGAGGCATTATTGGGATCCGAGGCCGAGTCCGGACAGTCTGGCACATGA
- a CDS encoding sensor histidine kinase, with translation MQRSHEQLEEAFGAFNRLSEQLSSAYRDLEKRAADLAGELARSRQEKAQLADRLGALIDSLPGGVVVVDGDGLVNDCNATARQWLGDDLNGNDWNAALEAAAGQISDDGRDVSIGDLELTLSRRELEGQSETIFLLTDVSQARRLQAELDRHRRLAAMGEMAARLAHQVRTPLSSAVLYADHLTERSLDTDQRRRFGQRLMARLRDLEQMTRDMLGFVRGGCAVAENVDVAGLIDSVRQTLEPAFRQGRRLRTGAVLPGLVVRGDRRALTGALCNLIENAWQADEAATVRLEVSRSHNGWVDIRVEDDGPGIAAGEADRVFEPFHSGRSDGTGLGLAVARSVAEAHRGQLELLRHAPKGALFSLSLPLHVTAAGREGAARLPGEMA, from the coding sequence ATGCAGCGATCTCATGAACAACTTGAAGAAGCCTTTGGTGCCTTCAACCGGCTTTCCGAGCAGCTGTCGTCGGCCTATCGTGACCTTGAAAAGCGGGCGGCCGACCTGGCCGGAGAACTGGCCCGTTCGCGCCAGGAAAAGGCACAGCTTGCTGATCGTCTGGGTGCCTTGATTGATTCTTTGCCCGGCGGGGTGGTGGTGGTTGATGGCGATGGCCTGGTCAATGACTGCAATGCCACGGCGCGCCAATGGCTGGGCGATGACCTCAACGGCAATGACTGGAATGCGGCGCTGGAAGCAGCCGCCGGCCAGATTTCGGATGACGGCCGTGACGTGTCTATCGGCGATCTCGAGTTGACGCTTTCTCGCCGCGAGCTTGAAGGACAGTCCGAAACGATCTTCCTTCTGACCGATGTCAGTCAAGCGCGTCGTCTGCAGGCGGAACTGGACCGTCACCGACGCCTGGCGGCCATGGGCGAAATGGCCGCCCGCCTGGCCCACCAGGTCCGCACACCGCTGTCTTCGGCAGTGCTCTATGCCGATCACCTGACCGAACGGTCGCTGGATACCGACCAGCGTCGGCGATTCGGGCAGCGCCTGATGGCCCGCTTGCGTGATCTCGAGCAGATGACTCGCGACATGCTGGGATTTGTGCGCGGCGGATGTGCTGTCGCAGAGAACGTCGATGTGGCCGGTTTGATCGACAGTGTGCGTCAGACGCTGGAACCGGCCTTCCGGCAGGGCCGGCGTCTTCGTACGGGTGCCGTCCTCCCCGGGCTGGTGGTGCGCGGCGATCGCCGGGCGCTGACTGGCGCTCTGTGCAACCTGATCGAGAATGCCTGGCAAGCGGACGAAGCGGCCACGGTTCGACTCGAGGTGTCCCGCAGCCACAACGGGTGGGTGGATATCCGGGTTGAAGACGATGGTCCAGGCATTGCCGCTGGCGAGGCCGATCGGGTGTTCGAGCCGTTTCATTCCGGTCGCAGTGACGGAACCGGGCTGGGCCTGGCAGTCGCCCGGTCGGTGGCCGAGGCGCATCGCGGCCAGCTCGAACTGCTGCGACATGCACCCAAAGGTGCGCTGTTTTCACTCAGCCTGCCGCTGCACGTCACGGCGGCCGGTCGGGAAGGGGCAGCCAGGCTGCCAGGAGAGATGGCATGA
- the fliJ gene encoding flagellar export protein FliJ, which translates to MTRSERLNRVAGHAENEQNEASSQLAALQQRLDAQETRLADLREYLANYHRELDQARQGEVKASWLKNYATFLDRLKQAVDQQENQVQAARHDYERQLQVWKEKRSRTQAIAKVADRRRRQEARDEDRAEQRATDDLVLGNSLYRSI; encoded by the coding sequence GTGACAAGATCCGAGCGACTGAACCGTGTGGCCGGGCATGCCGAGAACGAACAGAACGAGGCCTCAAGCCAGCTGGCGGCATTGCAACAGCGACTCGATGCCCAGGAGACTCGGCTGGCCGATCTGCGCGAGTACCTGGCCAATTACCATCGCGAGCTCGATCAGGCACGCCAGGGGGAAGTCAAGGCGTCCTGGTTGAAGAACTACGCCACATTTCTGGATCGGCTCAAGCAGGCCGTGGATCAGCAGGAAAACCAGGTCCAGGCCGCACGCCATGACTACGAGCGTCAGCTACAGGTCTGGAAGGAAAAGCGCTCGCGCACGCAGGCGATTGCCAAGGTGGCCGATCGACGTCGCCGGCAGGAAGCCCGGGACGAGGATCGTGCCGAGCAGCGCGCGACCGATGACCTGGTGCTTGGCAATTCACTCTACCGGAGCATCTGA